The following coding sequences lie in one Glycine soja cultivar W05 chromosome 16, ASM419377v2, whole genome shotgun sequence genomic window:
- the LOC114390909 gene encoding probable inactive leucine-rich repeat receptor kinase XIAO, with product MPTINPVRFKFMQAIITFMMMMLQVVCAEEEIMCIEREREALLQFKAALVDDYGMLSSWTTSDCCQWQGIRCTNLTAHVLMLDLHGQLHYSYAFNRITGILSQRFIRGEIHKSLMELQQLNYLNLSSNDFQGRGIPEFLGSLTNLRYLDLSYSDFEGKIPTQFGSLSHLKYLDLCGNLYLQGSIPLQLGNLSQLQHLDLRGNQFEGNIPSQIGNLSQLQHLDLRGNQFEGNIPSQIGNLSQLQHLDLRGNQFEGNIPSQIGNLSQLQHLDLSYNSFEGSIPSQLGNLSNLQKLYLGGPALKIDDGDHWLSNLISLTHLSFHSISNLNTYHSFFQMIAKLPKLRELSLIDCSLSDHFILSLRPSKFNFSSSLSRLDLSWNSFTSSMILQWLSNVTSNLVELDLSGNLLEGSTSNHFGRVMNSLEHLDLSNNIFKGDDFKSFANICTLRSLYATENNFSEDLPSILHNLSSGCVRHSLQDLDLSYNQITGSLPDLSVFSSLKTLVLKQNQLSGNIPEGIRLPFHLESLSIQSNSLEGGIPKSFGNSCALRSLDMSGNNLNKELSVIIHQLSGCARFSLQELNIGGNQINGNNLNKELSVIIHQLSGCARFSLQELNIGGNQINGNNLNKELSVIIHQLSGCARFSLQELNIRGNQINGASLWRWKMQRDTFGGEKASLTVGFGDRERIKEGF from the exons ATGCCAACCATTAATCCAGTTCGTTTCAAATTCATGCAAGCCATAATAACatttatgatgatgatgttgcag GTTGTTTGTGCTGAAGAGGAAATAATGTGCATTGAGAGGGAGAGGGAAGCACTCCTCCAATTCAAGGCTGCACTTGTGGATGACTATGGCATGCTCTCTTCTTGGACCACTTCTGATTGCTGCCAATGGCAAGGGATTCGCTGCACCAACCTCACCGCCCATGTTCTAATGCTCGACCTTCACGGTCAGCTTCATTATTCATATGCTTTCAATCGTATCACTGGAATTCTCTCGCAACGTTTCATCAGAGGAGAGATCCACAAGTCGTTGATGGAGTTGCAACAATTAAACTATTTAAACCTCAGTTCGAATGACTTTCAAGGCAGAGGAATCCCAGAGTTTCTTGGTTCTCTCACCAACTTGAGATACCTTGATCTgtcatattctgattttgaaggaaaaattcCAACTCAGTTTGGCTCTCTTTCTCATTTGAAATACTTAGATCTTTGTGGGAACCTTTATCTGCAGGGTTCAATCCCACTTCAACTTGGAAATCTCTCCCAGTTGCAGCATCTTGATCTCAGGGGCAATCAATTTGAAGGAAATATACCCTCTCAAATTGGAAATCTCTCCCAGTTGCAGCATCTTGATCTCAGGGGCAATCAATTTGAAGGAAATATACCCTCTCAAATTGGAAATCTCTCCCAGTTGCAGCATCTTGATCTCAGGGGCAATCAATTTGAAGGAAATATACCCTCTCAAATTGGAAATCTCTCCCAGTTGCAGCATCTTGATCTCAGCTACAATTCTTTTGAAGGAAGTATACCGTCCCAACTTGGGAACCTTTCAAATTTGCAGAAGCTTTATCTTGGAGGTCCTGCTCTCAAAATTGACGATGGAGATCATTGGCTGTCTAATCTCATTTCCTTAACCCATCTTTCCTTCCACTCCATATCTAATCTCAACACTTATCATAGCTTCTTCCAAATGATTGCCAAACTACCAAAACTTAGAGAACTGAGTTTAATTGATTGTAGCCTTTCCGATCATTTTATCCTTTCACTGAGACCCTCCAAATTCAATTTTTCTAGTTCTCTTTCCAGACTTGATCTTTCCTGGAACAGCTTCACGTCATCAATGATACTCCAGTGGCTGTCCAACGTCACTTCCAACCTTGTTGAGCTTGACCTTAGTGGTAACCTCTTGGAGGGTTCCACATCAAACCATTTTGGCCGTGTAATGAATTCTCTTGAGCACCTCGACCTCTCAAATAATATATTCAAGGGTGACGATTTCAAATCCTTCGCGAATATATGCACCTTACGTTCTTTATATGCGACAGAAAACAATTTCAGTGAAGACCTTCCGTCAATCCTTCATAATTTGTCTAGTGGTTGTGTTAGACACTCATTACAAGATTTGGATTTGTCATATAATCAAATCACCGGCTCTTTACCTGACCTTTCAGTATTCTCGTCTCTAAAAACATTGGTTCTCAAACAGAATCAATTAAGTGGAAACATACCTGAAGGTATCCGCTTACCATTTCATTTGGAATCTCTGTCAATCCAATCAAACTCTTTAGAAGGTGGAATTCCCAAATCATTTGGGAACTCATGTGCTTTGAGATCACTGGATATGTCTGGTAACAATTTGAATAAAGAGCTTTCGGTGATAATTCATCAATTGTCTGGGTGTGCCAGATTCTCGCTGCAAGAATTGAACATAGGAGGAAATCAAATCAATG GTAACAATTTGAATAAAGAGCTTTCGGTGATAATTCATCAATTGTCTGGGTGTGCCAGATTCTCGCTGCAAGAATTGAACATAGGAGGAAATCAAATCAATG GTAACAATTTGAATAAAGAGCTTTCGGTGATAATTCATCAATTGTCTGGGTGTGCCAGATTCTCGCTGCAAGAATTGAACATAAGAGGAAATCAAATCAATG